GCGCGCCTCCGAACGAATCGTATGTCTGTGCAAGCGTGAAACGGCGCCACGCTTGCACCAGGCGAATGCCCGACTCGGCGGCAAAGTCAGCCTCGGGGCATTGCGCTGCCGCTCCTTGCCTGGTGGGTTCCGGACGACCTTCGTCACCGTGCCTGCTCCCTCCGACAGCTCGGCTCGGGGGATGCGTGTGAGCGGCCGGGCGGAGAGCCCCACACTCTGAGTTGGAAGGCGCCCCGGGTGCGGCACCCGCCCCGGTGTACGTGAACAAGTGCTCAGCGGCTTCCACCTGGCGGGAACCTTAGCTCAGCGCCGTCCTCGGGTCCGCGCCGGTCAGCGCATGTACTTCTATCGAACCACGCCCCGGGATCCCCGCAACACGACTGTGAGCCTGCGCAGAATCTGCCCAACGTCCACTTCTTGGACAACTCGGGGCCCGGGGGATGTCACTGTCACCGGATGCGGGAGTTCGGCCGGTGCCGCGCCACACGGTGGAGTGCGGGATCAACGAGCTCAAGTGTCCCAGGCCGCGGTCACGGAATACGACAAGCCGTTCGCTACGAGATCCCCCTAGTAGCTGCGACTATCAATGGGTGGCTGTCATCAGCGCTTTCGCAACGCAACTTAACGAGTTCGTTCATGGCGCGAATCGGCCCGTGCATATCTTGCTTGCCCCAGTTTGTGGGTCACTCTGCGAGGTTGGGGATGCGGCTGGCGGGTGGTTTGCCTTTCAGCACGGTGTATTCGCGGTGGTGATTGTAGGTGTGCAGCCATCGCGGGAAGGCTGCTCGTCGATCGGCTTCTGACTGATATGGCTGTGCGTAGGCTCATTCGTCGCCGCAGGTGAGCGGTGCGGGCCAGACCCACCGGCACGTCAGGCGGACCTTGATGAGCCGCCGCTCGGTGCGGGTCGGGGTGCGGAGGAGACAGTGGTGCGGGCGGCTGGAGCGGTTCGCCATACCGGCATCGCCCAGGGCCCGGTAGCGGTCGGCCCATCGCTGAACGGTGGTGGGCGAGACCTGGAAGGGTTCCGCGGCCCAGCGCAGGCTCCACCCGTCCACAACCTCCCCGGACAGAACACCTAGCGCTCTGAGCGGTACTGCTACAGCAGGTTTCCGGCCGGGCCAAACCTGAGATCTTCCGGACCCTCGACACCCCTAACCACCCGATCTTGCGGAGGGGTAGCCATGTCCGGACCCGGCCACGATGGCGACGAGTCGGTACGCATACCTGATCACGATCTGGATGACCTGGTGTGCACGGTCACGCGGCTGGTCGCGGCGAGCCGCAAGCAGAGCGAAACGCTCGCCCGGCTCACCGACGACCAGCCGGCCGTGGAGCTGCAGGAGCCTGGGGAACCCACCGCCGAGCCCGGCGCAGTGCCGGTCAGCAGCCGGAGCGCGGACACCCAGGACCTGGGGGCCTCCCAAGACGACGGCCCGTCGTCCGTCTTCATCCTAGCGCTCGATGGCAAGGCGTACGCCGAGGAGTTGGCAGCCCTCACCCGCTGGGTGCACGATCTCCTGCTCCCCGTCTACGGCCGGGAGATCACCACCGGCCGCCCCTGGTGCCGGCAGTGGCAGGAACATCCCGAGGCCGTCGCCCGCCTGCACGCGCTCTGGCTCGCCTGGCAGCAGCTCACGGACATTGAGGCGGGCCTCACCGGCCCCTCCACGTGGCACCGCGATCACCTCGACCCGACCTGGATGCAGCTGCGGATGCCGGACGGCCCGTTCGGCGCGTGCACCACCAGCCCGGGCCGGCCCAACCACCGCCTCCTCGCCTCACCCGAGCCTGCCGGAGCCTGAGATGGCCAACGGCTACGCCCCACGTCTCCTGACGCCGCGTTCCCGCTGCCCCAGCTCGTCCCACCCACGGAGCCCACACCATGCCTGACGTCATGACCCCGGCGACACCCAATGCCCAGTCCATCAACCAAGCTCTCGACCGTCTGGCGCCCCGATGGACGACCTGGGCCCTGCAAACCATTCAGCAGAACAAGCACATGCGCGCCGCAGACATGGCCAAAGCCATGCCGTGGACCACCATCGAAACCGTCCGCCATGTACTGAGCCGTATGTACCAGGACTGCCTCGTCGATCGCCAAGGGCACGGAATCTATGAGATATCCCCGCTCGGCCGCAGCGCAGAGAACGTCCACCGGACACTCGCGGCCTGGCATCGGGCGCATTTCTCAAACGGTGAGCCGATGGCCGAAGCCCAGCGCGTCGAGGACGCCTTGGGGTGTCTGCGTCTCAAGGGGACTACCGACGTCGTCCAAGCTCTCTCCCGTCACGGCACCCGTCGAGGCACCGATGAGCATGAGCGCCACGGTCGGGCCCTCTGCCTGTCACGACGCCCGTAGGGCGACCGCAGCCTCACGCATGAGCCACGCGGGCGCCCGTGACCCACCGCATACCCAAGGCACTCCCCGCATGGAAACCACCGATCCGCATGCCCTGGAACCGGGCACCGAAGTCCTCGTCGGGCCCGTATACCTCGCCGGTGCCGACGACGGCCGCACCGTCACGGAGCCCCTCGACCACGCCGAAGGATGGACGAAAGTCATCGCCTTCGGCACCGATACGTACTTCACCAGCCCATGCCAACGCGTCCGCATCGCACATCCATTGGAAAGCCACTATGGCGGCTGGACCATCGCCTACGCCGAGGACCCACTCGGCGTCCCCGATTGGATCACGACCTTTGACCGGAACACCCCTGACGAAGTCGTCGCAGCGTTCACCGGAGCCCTCGTACGGGGCTTGGAAAGCCACTTCGCCGACTATCTGAACGGCGGCAAGCATCACACCGGCGCAAGCCCGGCCGCGATGCTCGCGGAGCACGGCTGGGAGGCGGCTCGCGAT
This Streptomyces decoyicus DNA region includes the following protein-coding sequences:
- a CDS encoding DUF4913 domain-containing protein, translating into MSGPGHDGDESVRIPDHDLDDLVCTVTRLVAASRKQSETLARLTDDQPAVELQEPGEPTAEPGAVPVSSRSADTQDLGASQDDGPSSVFILALDGKAYAEELAALTRWVHDLLLPVYGREITTGRPWCRQWQEHPEAVARLHALWLAWQQLTDIEAGLTGPSTWHRDHLDPTWMQLRMPDGPFGACTTSPGRPNHRLLASPEPAGA